The Populus nigra chromosome 4, ddPopNigr1.1, whole genome shotgun sequence genome contains the following window.
GAGTGGCATGTGTCATGAATTGATGTATGTATCTTTTGGAAGTGGAGCAACATTTACACGTGTCACACAATAATTGGTCAATGCTAATTTGAATTAACAAATGgactaaatcaaatcaaacaatttgTTCAGGGGCGGAATTTTTTTGTTCAGAGACTGATGGCATTTTGACCAATAGTTCAAGGGGGTTGGATACATGTTGGCCTTAAAACTAGCATGTTCCCGGCatcagttaatttttaaattaaaagagcCTTTTGGTAAATCACGCCTAATAATCACTAATAAAAGAAGCaacaaatcaaatagaaaatgtgaaaagaacaaaaaggttCCAAGCATACCATGTCTTAGACACAAAATATGTTCCATCTGAACATTTCTTAGTAATTACATCGTTTGCAAGATCTCTCATTAATGTTCTCTGATCCCTATAGCTATCAGCAGAGACCGCAGATTGAGCACTATCAATAAGGCAAGTCATGCAGCAGTTGCTGTTGCTCAGTGCTGGCCCTCCATCATACTGCAGTTTTCAGGCATTTAACAGAAGAGCAACAAAAATGATTGCACAACCTAGTAATAAATAATGCATaggaaaagaaagatgaagCCTGAAGCAGACAAACATGAACACGGATACATTGtgcaagtgtgtgtgtgtgtgcgggTATAGAGACGGAGAGGAAAAATAAGTTGCTGAGCTAGTGAACTAGAAGTGCCAGGACACTTCTCCTTCATACTTAAAAATACAGTTGTATGCAatacaaagagaaaaaacaaatccatcatgTATGCATGGCACACAAGTGTTGAAAACACAATTAACAAGGGAAAGAATATTAACGTGTGATGAGGAATTTTGACATAGGCAATAAAATAAGAGAGATACCTTAGAGAACAAGATTCCCCAAGTCTTGACAGACAGCCGCTTCATGGACCCAACTTTAGACACTGGGACTTCTCCATGTGAGCATTGGATAGGTTTGTTGTCTATAGCACTGCAGTACAATACAGTGGTTTGCAAAGCCTTAATGGAgttgttaaaatttatatgcCGACAACACAAaagtaaacaaacaaaacaaaatatacacAATTAAGATAATCAGAGACTGAGGTGCATATGACAAATTGGTAAAAATGAATCATAACAATCCCTGGTGAAGCCTTGTCACTACATTAGCCCCAAAGCAGCAATTATGCATGCATAATGTAGCACCACATATACACACTTACCCTGGAATGACGTTGTCCGCCCACTGGCGAAGCCAGGCTGTAGAAACCCAATAAAACGGTTCTTCAAGCGACCGGACAGGAGCTTCTGAAAGAATTGATCGCACTTCTTGCCTCCGTTCTGCTACGTGATGCACCTCTCTTTCCTTCTTCAATTTGTACTCTTCACAAACAGCAATATATACTGCATTCACATCCTTTATATCCTCAGAGAGGTGAGGTGGAAGATGAAAGCCATTGTGTAAACCCTTGTGACCTTCTAATTGAATAATGTTTGCAATATGATTTCTTTTATCATCATTCTTTCTAGTGCGCTTAAGATTATACATCAGTCTGTAAGCATCAATAGATGAAAAACTCTCTTTATGACTACCAACATTAGATTCTAAAGACTCTGGCAGAACAGCATCTACACTACTTCTGCTGGTATCAGCGGGTGTTGCTCCAGCACAAGATGGCAAAACAGTGTTGTTATGAACAACTTTAGCAGTAGAACTTGAAGAGCCTTCTCCAAATGGACGATGACCTAGATTTGAGACATGCTCGTCATCAAAAACCCACCACTGCCCTGTATTCTCATCCTTGATATGAGCAATGTAATGGCCACTATTTACAGCAGTTCCCTTGTGAATCAACACAGCTGACAGGTCATATATCCATTCCAGCTGAGAAGGTTCGGACAGTCTCAGCCCCATGTCCAATTCTCCAGGGAAACCAAATGCAGATGTGATTTTCTTCCTTGTAGTAGTCTACTGACAAAAATCAATACACAAAGTGCTTAAGAACATGATTGCCTGTGCCCGGAGCtattcttttcttgtaattgatTCTAGAAACCTCAAACAATGAAGTGTGAAAAGAACCAAGAATCTTTAGCAGCAAGAGCAAAAATTTAAAGCACGAAGCTACCCTCGTGCCAAAAACAAAGACCATGAAACCACACAAAACACAGCGTCATTTATGACAAAAGGAGCTACAGGTGCCATTCAGCTACTTAAAAATTTGATATCACTGCAAGTTTTAGGATAGTCACCATTTACATGCCTGTGATCAAACTCCTATTTCACATGATTGTCAGAAAATCCATTTGTAACAATTTCCTCTGGATCCACCATGAGCCATGCATTAGCCTTTTGTCCGTCAAGAAAcccatatattatttcaataaagcTACTTCAAATCACATATGCAATTAATAAACTTCAACTTCATCATAAGAACGGAGAATAAGCTATCATTTGTCAATTGCAGTGCATCATTTAAGAAAGGCTACTGCCCAGTAATGGTACCACCAAGGTGAAAATAAAAGCATGTATTAACTGAAATTCAGAGATGGGAAGAGAGATAAATGCGCTTATTTGTTATAAAATTTCACAAGTAACGGTAACAGAAATTTAGCTCTTGAAAGCACATCACAGAGTACCTTCGGAAGGAACTCATAACGCTTAAGCTGAAAATTAAGAACATCAGGAAGTGTTCGTAGCCTGATGCGGTGAGTGGCATCTACGGTGCTTTTACACAATTCACAATTGTATTGATTCTCTCCATGAAGCTGTTCCACACTAAGGTACTGATCCAAACTCTCATCTAAGCTTTTCAAGCCTTTGACATTCAACTCCAGCTCGTAGAAGTCTTCGGTTTTGGAAGATGCATCAGAATCTCTTCCACAATTTGAGCACCTGCATACagaacaaaaagcaaaaaaagaaacagtaaCATTCTACATCAATGACTATTTGGCATGGTGGACACTTAAGGTGCTATAACTCAGAAATGACCACTCAAACGTAAAGGTCAATCAAAAAAGAGCATATGCAACTGACATGAACATAGAAGGATAATCATCATAGCACCagatgaacaaaaaaagaaatccaataacaaatgaaaacacAATCAAGATTGGTTCTTGTCTTACGTTGTTACTTGAGACACACTTCCTCGAAAAAGATCTTGAACAACTGTTTTCACCTTAGAAATTTTAGAGTGGTTCAGACAGCGTTCAAGCAGTGAAAGAAGCAAGGTCAGGAACTCATGGCCATCCTGCTGAACTGCATTATCTAACTCCAAGGTCATTATAAATGGAGCTGGATCAATAACAGCCATTTTACTAGCACGCAACTGTGCAAAAAGCCGGGCAAACTGATTTAGCACAGGCTGTTCATTTAACAAATCTGGTTCAACAGAGAAAACAATTTCTCGGAATGAGGCATTCATGTACAGACACTGGAGTACACTGTTGGCATAGCATGTTGCTCCCAGATTTGTTAGACCAGCAGGAGTTTCATCCGTATTACGAAGATCTTTGACTGGGTCTGATCCAAGTGCTTGAAGAATATCAGGCATTTTCTGCCATAAGCCAGATTTACGACTTCCACTGGGTGGTGGAATCAAACCACAAAAGCAGTTGGGGTTGTCCTTGGTATTCACACGACAGCCTTGACAAACTGGCTTCCATATCATGTACAGCTGATTTACATCACCATCAGTTACTCGACCACTTGCATGAATTTTCCTGTGCaaataagcaataaaaataaaaaaaacaaaacaacacacGAAACAGACTATctccaaagaaaacaataaaacttaGTACCTTAATATTTCAGAGGTGATATTAACATTGTCGCCCTGtctattccttttatttttaccaCGCGTCGCTGGTGGAGACATTTTATCATCAGCGTACTCTGCAAATGGGCAACAATTTCACTgattgaaatcaaaatcaattgtttcacaagtaaaataaaactcaTCTAATATCAAGTACATagtagttaaaataaataagagcaTATAATATATCagaaaagaaactgaaaataCAGTTTTCACCTCCAAAAAAATTGTTCTTTTCGAAGAATATCATGTGCAAGCATATAGCATTGACAGCAAAACCATAGTTAAACGCATTGTATATATATGACTCGTAAATTCAACACACAATTCCCACTAGCAAGCAAAAGGCATCAGTAAGAACAACGCATCAGTCCTATTTCTAACCTATTTTTggaagataatatattttcttgagaTAAACTACAGCTCTCGCTAAAAATGGGACACGAGAGTAGAGATGGAGctagaagaaaattgatttttccatTAAAGAAACAACATGTTAAGAACGAGTAagaaatttcaagaaacaaTTACTGCAAGAacgtaaaaaaagaaagaaagaagatagTTAATGCGAGGGAGAggtaaaaaaacctagaaaaattatCTTAGTACGAGCAATATCTCATCAActaaacatcaagaaaaaaactcaagaacgTGGGATTGCTACGAGGATTAATAATTATGAAAGATAAACAGAAATTAGGACGTCAAGAACGATAATTAGTACTCGTTGttagagaaaatgaaaaaaaaaaatcagagtgaAATGAACAGTGTAGCCTGTACCTGAAACCCGAAAAGAGAAGCTGGTGCGGATGGAAAGAGAGACAAACACCGACTTTTCAATTACTTAACACAACGACGACGACTtccgatttattttttatttgaaggtaATGAATTAGATTGGTGGATGACACGTTgtacactctttttttttgttttcatttatacaagtattttttacccttttttacCGTATGTTCTGTTAAAGTTCTACTCTTatgtttaatgttattaaatcaCGTGATACGTGTCAGAATTTATGAATTGATTAATAATGTTCATAAaccaaagataaataaaaacacgtatataaaatgataaaaaaaagtaagataatttgagttttaaaaccaaaaccaatgaaaaattatatttctagactgaaaattcaattacaactattcttaaaaatgttttaactGAAAATGAGGTAAAAGGGTAGAGTGCATAAAAAAATggtatagtaaaaataatatcacattATTCCTTCCTCgtataatcttatttattttaatatcttcattatttgtttttatttatttattataaagttattcTTCATGAACcacattataaatttaactgACTAATCCTACTAAATTCAAGTTATTTgggattattataattttgtgACCTAACACGTAAATTAACAAGTTAATCagagttaatttagattaattcaatatatttttatcttattattttgaacCGAACATGTCACGTGAAGTAATTCTCCACATTGTCTAAttcttttctattaaaaaaatattagcaataactatttctttttacttttaaaaaaattaacctgacCTGCAGCATTGCAGCATAGTATGGATCAAAGATCTAATTGCTTCTAATTTATTGAGAAATcacataatttaaagaaaaattactatattgaaaaaaattaaagagaaatagatggtaatttcaaaattttttcaaaaagtttagtttggtccttatacttctcaaattctaatttttcaacCCCTTTAGTTTTGGAAACTTTATTTATAATCcaaaactttgttttatttattttacactcTTTGGTTTTATAAATGATAGGAAAAATCACTAGATTTtagttgaagagaaaaaaattcttaGTTAACTCCACttataatcatgaaaaatattgattttactgttgataaattttattaaatgagaAAATTTTCATTCGGGTGTTTTTTATCTTTCACTTCTTTGAAatgagaggtttttttttaaaagaaaaagtttttcaattcaagttgattttagagttttttttactagTGTCTAGGTTATTCGAGTTCATGACTGAGCTTATCAATGTCTGTAAGATGTGTTTTCAATATGTTTCGGGTGAAAATAAGTTTGGAAatgaattttcaataattttttggtCATCAAGTTCTACACCAACAAACAACACGTCGTTTgcgttgtttttaaaaaaaaacattaaagagtGGACAATGCCTTATCTACCttttaatgtataaaaacaAGAGGGTCAGGCCTCTTTCGAATGGGCCAAGTGAGCAAGCTGCATGCAAAtggcttctctcttttttttcctgcatttTAAACTTTAGTTCATTCAAAtaggttaattaaaaaataaaatttaaaactttttattaggtactgttgtaattttaatttttgtatgaaatcatagcttttttttatgataatagcTATTGCTCTTTTTGTACACCTCTTCATGGTTTTtctttaaagattttatttgatccctttatttttttgtttattgtttgataaacatcatttaatatttttttcaaaattttgtaatattatttcttataatattagcagtcactttttttttataaccctCCATAAAGGTTTTgacttgcaataaaaaaaaattctcgcaataattttttatttatttttgctgctGTAAAAAATACATTCCTAACGGCTACCCTTTTTTTCACTTGGAAAAAACTGGCAGCTGCGCATAGctttttgttcaaaaaacacGAGTTCTCCCGCATTGCTCTGGCCTGCTAGATTCATTTTAATGTGATGTCGATTTTGTTTGCGAATGGTTGATTACTCAACACTTACTATCTCTGTCATGACCTGTCCATGAATACGCGAAGGTTTATCATAAtcttgtttgatattataattgttttttaaaagtttttttaaaatattaaaataatatatatatatatatatatatatttaaaaaaattaaaaaattaaaacgatacgaaaatttaaaataaatataaaataaaataaa
Protein-coding sequences here:
- the LOC133692521 gene encoding ubiquitin carboxyl-terminal hydrolase 26-like isoform X1; the protein is MSPPATRGKNKRNRQGDNVNITSEILRKIHASGRVTDGDVNQLYMIWKPVCQGCRVNTKDNPNCFCGLIPPPSGSRKSGLWQKMPDILQALGSDPVKDLRNTDETPAGLTNLGATCYANSVLQCLYMNASFREIVFSVEPDLLNEQPVLNQFARLFAQLRASKMAVIDPAPFIMTLELDNAVQQDGHEFLTLLLSLLERCLNHSKISKVKTVVQDLFRGSVSQVTTCSNCGRDSDASSKTEDFYELELNVKGLKSLDESLDQYLSVEQLHGENQYNCELCKSTVDATHRIRLRTLPDVLNFQLKRYEFLPKTTTRKKITSAFGFPGELDMGLRLSEPSQLEWIYDLSAVLIHKGTAVNSGHYIAHIKDENTGQWWVFDDEHVSNLGHRPFGEGSSSSTAKVVHNNTVLPSCAGATPADTSRSSVDAVLPESLESNVGSHKESFSSIDAYRLMYNLKRTRKNDDKRNHIANIIQLEGHKGLHNGFHLPPHLSEDIKDVNAVYIAVCEEYKLKKEREVHHVAERRQEVRSILSEAPVRSLEEPFYWVSTAWLRQWADNVIPGAIDNKPIQCSHGEVPVSKVGSMKRLSVKTWGILFSKYDGGPALSNSNCCMTCLIDSAQSAVSADSYRDQRTLMRDLANDVITKKCSDGTYFVSKTWLQQWVRRKNIDAPSEADAGPTASIRCRHGQLRPKQTGAKRLLVPEKLWLFLYKDAVAAKPDDPLGCTTFPSDSELCPECSDELSEVACFEDSIREMKLKHRQNHERLATGKSIPLSLNCAYYLMPSSWLTKWRNYTSASGKNTSSVEPEVLDPVIDALKCEQHSRLLERPPYLMNKRGMLIQKSSSTDALTIITENDWNSFCEEWGGNKEKGIMAIIESSDVAEINLGACGEDVSLCKDHPSSQDEASNGPEIRQPVIRTSPEICEDCIGERKSHELAKKLNYFNEDISVSLVRGKEAPRSILEASSATSETDRRASKRSRKTSYGTSVNLKVSGSTSLYRLKMMIWESLGVVKENQILHKGSVIIDQESATLADLSIFPGDKLWVQDSEIHEHRDIADEIADQKAIAQDPEKGFRGTLLTTTTASPVV
- the LOC133692521 gene encoding ubiquitin carboxyl-terminal hydrolase 26-like isoform X2, giving the protein MSPPATRGKNKRNRQGDNVNITSEILRKIHASGRVTDGDVNQLYMIWKPVCQGCRVNTKDNPNCFCGLIPPPSGSRKSGLWQKMPDILQALGSDPVKDLRNTDETPAGLTNLGATCYANSVLQCLYMNASFREIVFSVEPDLLNEQPVLNQFARLFAQLRASKMAVIDPAPFIMTLELDNAVQQDGHEFLTLLLSLLERCLNHSKISKVKTVVQDLFRGSVSQVTTCSNCGRDSDASSKTEDFYELELNVKGLKSLDESLDQYLSVEQLHGENQYNCELCKSTVDATHRIRLRTLPDVLNFQLKRYEFLPKTTTRKKITSAFGFPGELDMGLRLSEPSQLEWIYDLSAVLIHKGTAVNSGHYIAHIKDENTGQWWVFDDEHVSNLGHRPFGEGSSSSTAKVVHNNTVLPSCAGATPADTSRSSVDAVLPESLESNVGSHKESFSSIDAYRLMYNLKRTRKNDDKRNHIANIIQLEGHKGLHNGFHLPPHLSEDIKDVNAVYIAVCEEYKLKKEREVHHVAERRQEVRSILSEAPVRSLEEPFYWVSTAWLRQWADNVIPGAIDNKPIQCSHGEVPVSKVGSMKRLSVKTWGILFSKYDGGPALSNSNCCMTCLIDSAQSAVSADSYRDQRTLMRDLANDVITKKCSDGTYFVSKTWLQQWVRRKNIDAPSEADAGPTASIRCRHGQLRPKQTGAKRLLVPEKLWLFLYKDAVAAKPDDPLGCTTFPSDSELCPECSDELSEVACFEDSIREMKLKHRQNHERLATGKSIPLSLNCAYYLMPSSWLTKWRNYTSASGKNTSSVEPEVLDPVIDALKCEQHSRLLERPPYLMNKRGMLIQKSSSTDALTIITENDWNSFCEEWGGNKEKGIMAIIESSDVAEINLGACGEDVSLCKDHPSSQDEASNGPEIRQPVIRTSPEICEDCIGERKSHELAKKLNYFNEDISVSLVRGKEAPRSILEASSATSETDRRASKRSRKTSYGTSVNLKVSGSTSLYRLKMMIWESLGVCYSDQIT
- the LOC133692521 gene encoding ubiquitin carboxyl-terminal hydrolase 26-like isoform X3 — translated: MSPPATRGKNKRNRQGDNVNITSEILRKIHASGRVTDGDVNQLYMIWKPVCQGCRVNTKDNPNCFCGLIPPPSGSRKSGLWQKMPDILQALGSDPVKDLRNTDETPAGLTNLGATCYANSVLQCLYMNASFREIVFSVEPDLLNEQPVLNQFARLFAQLRASKMAVIDPAPFIMTLELDNAVQQDGHEFLTLLLSLLERCLNHSKISKVKTVVQDLFRGSVSQVTTCSNCGRDSDASSKTEDFYELELNVKGLKSLDESLDQYLSVEQLHGENQYNCELCKSTVDATHRIRLRTLPDVLNFQLKRYEFLPKTTTRKKITSAFGFPGELDMGLRLSEPSQLEWIYDLSAVLIHKGTAVNSGHYIAHIKDENTGQWWVFDDEHVSNLGHRPFGEGSSSSTAKVVHNNTVLPSCAGATPADTSRSSVDAVLPESLESNVGSHKESFSSIDAYRLMYNLKRTRKNDDKRNHIANIIQLEGHKGLHNGFHLPPHLSEDIKDVNAVYIAVCEEYKLKKEREVHHVAERRQEVRSILSEAPVRSLEEPFYWVSTAWLRQWADNVIPGAIDNKPIQCSHGEVPVSKVGSMKRLSVKTWGILFSKYDGGPALSNSNCCMTCLIDSAQSAVSADSYRDQRTLMRDLANDVITKKCSDGTYFVSKTWLQQWVRRKNIDAPSEADAGPTASIRCRHGQLRPKQTGAKRLLVPEKLWLFLYKDAVAAKPDDPLGCTTFPSDSELCPECSDELSEVACFEDSIREMKLKHRQNHERLATGKSIPLSLNCAYYLMPSSWLTKWRNYTSASGKNTSSVEPEVLDPVIDALKCEQHSRLLERPPYLMNKRGMLIQKSSSTDALTIITENDWNSFCEEWGGNKEKGIMAIIESSDVAEINLGACGEDVSLCKDHPSSQDEASNGPEIRQPVIRTSPETQDLPLIRRGNGHWDLTSLVSNADMALMILLDL